The Deltaproteobacteria bacterium genome has a window encoding:
- a CDS encoding response regulator: MLTRRDWALRQRLLEEERKQLVPVAGGATILLVEDDHEMREMLARTLRRDGYIVIEAADGDDALEWLGIGALAGEPARRPALLVSDIRLPRISGFDLVEGLSLAGERLPIVLITGFGDAETHARASELGASCVLDKPFDLTEFRYAVRAALRHRTRPAPSSRDGDAL, from the coding sequence ATGCTCACGAGACGTGACTGGGCGCTTCGCCAGCGCTTGCTCGAGGAGGAACGCAAGCAGCTCGTCCCGGTGGCGGGCGGCGCGACGATCCTGCTCGTCGAGGACGACCACGAGATGCGCGAGATGCTCGCGCGGACGCTGCGCCGCGACGGGTACATCGTGATCGAGGCGGCCGACGGCGACGACGCGCTCGAATGGCTCGGCATCGGCGCACTCGCGGGCGAGCCGGCGCGCCGGCCGGCGCTGCTCGTCTCCGACATCCGCCTGCCGCGGATCTCGGGCTTCGATCTCGTCGAAGGGCTGTCGCTGGCGGGCGAGCGCCTGCCGATCGTCCTGATCACCGGCTTCGGCGACGCCGAGACCCATGCGCGCGCGAGCGAGCTCGGCGCGAGCTGCGTGCTCGACAAGCCCTTCGACCTGACCGAGTTCCGCTACGCGGTCCGTGCCGCCCTGCGCCACCGCACCCGGCCCGCACCCTCCTCGCGCGACGGCGATGCGCTCTGA
- a CDS encoding serine hydrolase, producing the protein MPPSVPIHGTCDERFARVREVFTAQLEEPAEVGASLAVTLEGRTVVDLWAGHADTARTRPWGADTLVNLFSTTKGMTALCAHRLADQGKLDLDAPVAHYWPEFAQADKGTLPVRWLLDHSAGLVAVDAPLQPAALFEWDTMCAALAAQTPWWEPGTAHGYHAMTFGWLVGEVVRRVSGRSVGAYFRDEIAGPLGADLFIGTPATYDARIAELIPSTLAPDGGGEDLIGRILASAKPYALKAFLNPPISADTFNGRAWRGAEIPAANGHGSARGIARVYTALANGGAAGGVRVLSPGQIERARAEQRSGPDLVIPLLPTRYGLGFQLGTEAEPIGTAPGGFGHAGAGGSLGFAHPEARVAFGYAMNRMEAGLFLIGPRATALMEAVFASL; encoded by the coding sequence ATGCCCCCCAGCGTCCCGATCCACGGCACCTGCGACGAGCGCTTCGCGCGCGTGCGCGAGGTCTTCACCGCACAGCTCGAGGAGCCTGCCGAGGTCGGCGCGTCGCTGGCGGTCACGCTCGAGGGCCGCACGGTGGTGGACCTCTGGGCGGGCCACGCGGACACCGCACGCACCCGTCCCTGGGGCGCCGACACGCTCGTGAACCTCTTCTCGACCACGAAGGGCATGACGGCGCTCTGTGCGCACCGGCTCGCCGACCAGGGCAAGCTCGACCTCGACGCGCCGGTGGCGCACTACTGGCCGGAGTTCGCGCAGGCCGACAAGGGGACGCTCCCGGTGCGCTGGCTGCTCGATCACAGCGCAGGCCTGGTGGCGGTGGACGCGCCGCTGCAGCCGGCCGCGCTCTTCGAGTGGGACACGATGTGCGCCGCGCTCGCGGCGCAGACACCCTGGTGGGAGCCGGGCACGGCGCACGGCTACCACGCGATGACCTTCGGCTGGCTCGTCGGCGAGGTCGTGCGCCGCGTGAGCGGCCGGAGCGTCGGCGCCTACTTCCGCGACGAGATCGCCGGCCCGCTCGGGGCCGACCTCTTCATCGGCACCCCTGCCACGTACGACGCGCGGATCGCCGAGCTGATCCCGAGCACGCTCGCCCCCGACGGCGGCGGGGAGGACCTGATCGGGAGGATCCTGGCCAGCGCGAAGCCCTACGCGCTGAAGGCGTTCCTGAACCCGCCGATCTCGGCCGACACCTTCAACGGGCGCGCGTGGCGCGGTGCGGAGATTCCGGCTGCGAACGGACACGGCAGCGCGCGCGGGATCGCGCGCGTCTACACCGCACTCGCCAACGGCGGCGCCGCCGGCGGCGTGCGGGTGCTCTCGCCCGGGCAGATCGAGCGCGCGCGCGCGGAGCAGCGCAGCGGGCCGGACCTCGTGATCCCGCTGCTGCCGACCCGCTACGGGCTCGGCTTCCAGCTCGGTACCGAGGCGGAGCCGATCGGCACGGCCCCGGGTGGCTTCGGACACGCGGGCGCGGGCGGGTCGCTCGGCTTCGCCCATCCCGAGGCGCGCGTCGCCTTCGGCTACGCCATGAACCGGATGGAGGCGGGCCTGTTCCTGATCGGCCCGCGTGCGACCGCGCTGATGGAGGCGGTGTTCGCGAGCCTCTGA
- a CDS encoding response regulator, with protein sequence MPRTAVMSPTILCADPDRNLCQVLARALGADGIRVHAAHDGAAALRVVAESRPQLVVIDLGLPGRDGLAVLGAIRARQDACAGMPAIFLTAAAPSAPQVERARKLGASAILMKPVALDNLTGRIGKLLPRANAEPAAAPRGRAVRTAPLRGALEALPFPALLHEVHGLRASGVLRFEDGPRRKDIELVDGRAASVRSNLPGERLGEWLLRSGRIDRTVFQESIRRMHRGEGLQGEVLRAMQALTEEELADALQQHADEKLFEIFAWRRGRYELTLGARLERASTLAVRRSPADVIRVGVATRFPIERIDAVLRSHADHFAFASSNPFYSFQEIELDDADVKLLVEGERGIALRSLLVRPIEVRRSAYALLETALLELRDGASVRSRGPAARVRLHGQPPRAGAGAAPPAAQQGARAAAASPAADPAPAQAPAPRPTPRATATAATARTAAAGEPAEHAHYAADHEQRAALAALLVRLRSPSPFEKLGLRPDATALEIRTAYTELAKRAHPDRFAAASEVVRDLAEEAFREITRAYQALSDPSDLAAYRADPIRDARNAKAQEEAQRALAAEQEFQRGEARLRAYDWAGALAHFERACELYPDEGEYLAFYGWSYYLTHGHDEQVFRKAFELVRRGAKLAPERDKPYLFLGRLCQAAGRLEMAEKMFTKAVERRPDSTEALRELRLLAMRKPKQGIVGRILRRPGDGRKKSGHRAS encoded by the coding sequence GTGCCCCGGACCGCCGTGATGTCGCCCACCATCCTGTGCGCCGATCCCGACCGGAACCTCTGCCAGGTCCTGGCGCGTGCGCTGGGGGCAGATGGGATCCGGGTGCACGCTGCCCACGACGGGGCGGCGGCCCTGCGCGTGGTCGCCGAGTCGCGGCCGCAGCTCGTCGTGATCGACCTGGGCCTGCCGGGTCGCGACGGGCTCGCCGTGCTCGGCGCGATCCGCGCGCGGCAGGACGCGTGCGCGGGCATGCCGGCGATCTTCCTCACCGCCGCGGCGCCGAGCGCGCCGCAGGTCGAGCGCGCACGCAAGCTCGGTGCGAGCGCGATCCTGATGAAGCCCGTGGCGCTCGACAACCTGACGGGCCGGATCGGCAAGCTGCTGCCGCGCGCGAACGCCGAACCCGCGGCAGCACCGCGCGGCCGCGCCGTACGCACCGCCCCGCTGCGGGGCGCGCTCGAGGCGCTGCCCTTCCCGGCGCTGCTCCACGAGGTGCACGGACTGCGGGCATCGGGGGTCCTGCGCTTCGAGGACGGCCCGCGGCGCAAGGACATCGAGCTGGTCGACGGCCGCGCCGCGTCGGTGCGCTCCAACCTGCCGGGCGAGCGGCTCGGGGAGTGGCTGCTGCGCAGCGGCCGGATCGACCGCACGGTCTTCCAGGAGTCGATCCGCCGCATGCACCGCGGCGAGGGCCTCCAGGGCGAGGTGCTGCGCGCGATGCAGGCGCTCACCGAGGAGGAGCTGGCCGACGCGCTCCAGCAGCACGCCGACGAGAAGCTCTTCGAGATCTTCGCCTGGCGCCGCGGCCGTTACGAGCTGACGCTGGGCGCACGCCTCGAGCGCGCCAGCACGCTCGCCGTGCGGCGCAGCCCTGCCGACGTGATCCGGGTGGGGGTCGCAACGCGCTTCCCGATCGAGCGGATCGACGCCGTGCTGCGCTCGCACGCCGATCACTTCGCGTTCGCGAGCTCGAACCCCTTCTATTCGTTCCAGGAGATCGAGCTCGACGACGCCGACGTGAAGCTGCTGGTCGAGGGCGAGCGCGGGATCGCCCTGCGCTCGCTGCTGGTGCGGCCGATCGAGGTGCGCCGGAGCGCGTACGCGCTGCTCGAGACCGCCCTCCTCGAGCTGCGCGACGGTGCGTCGGTCCGCAGCCGCGGGCCCGCCGCTCGGGTGCGCCTGCACGGACAGCCCCCCAGGGCCGGCGCAGGCGCCGCGCCGCCGGCTGCGCAGCAAGGCGCCCGCGCGGCGGCCGCGAGCCCCGCCGCCGATCCCGCGCCCGCGCAGGCGCCTGCCCCGAGGCCGACCCCGCGAGCAACGGCCACGGCAGCCACCGCGAGGACCGCCGCCGCCGGCGAGCCCGCCGAGCACGCCCACTACGCCGCCGACCACGAGCAGCGCGCCGCGCTCGCCGCCCTCCTGGTACGGCTGCGATCGCCGAGCCCCTTCGAGAAGCTGGGGCTGCGTCCCGATGCCACGGCGCTCGAGATCCGCACCGCCTACACGGAACTCGCCAAGCGCGCCCACCCCGATCGCTTCGCCGCCGCCAGCGAGGTCGTCCGCGACCTCGCCGAGGAGGCCTTCCGGGAGATCACGCGCGCCTACCAGGCGCTCTCGGACCCGAGCGATCTCGCCGCCTACCGTGCGGACCCGATCCGCGACGCCCGAAACGCCAAGGCGCAGGAGGAGGCGCAGCGCGCGCTCGCGGCCGAGCAGGAGTTCCAGCGCGGCGAGGCGCGCCTGCGCGCCTACGACTGGGCCGGTGCGCTCGCGCACTTCGAGCGCGCCTGCGAGCTCTACCCGGACGAGGGCGAGTACCTGGCCTTCTACGGCTGGTCCTACTACCTGACCCACGGCCACGACGAGCAGGTCTTCCGCAAGGCCTTCGAGCTGGTGAGGCGGGGCGCAAAGCTCGCCCCCGAGCGCGACAAGCCCTACCTCTTCCTCGGGCGGCTGTGCCAGGCGGCGGGGCGCCTCGAGATGGCCGAGAAGATGTTCACGAAAGCGGTCGAGCGCCGCCCCGACTCGACCGAGGCACTGCGCGAGCTGCGCCTGCTCGCGATGCGCAAGCCGAAGCAGGGGATCGTCGGCCGGATCCTGCGCCGGCCCGGCGACGGCCGGAAGAAGTCCGGGCACCGCGCGAGCTGA
- a CDS encoding GlsB/YeaQ/YmgE family stress response membrane protein produces MGILTWILIGLLVGVLAKWLMPGDDPGGLVVTILLGIAGALVGGWIARLIGLGTFTGFGIGSLVIAVLGAMLLLFVHRKLRAR; encoded by the coding sequence ATGGGAATCCTCACGTGGATCCTGATCGGACTGCTGGTGGGCGTGCTCGCCAAGTGGCTGATGCCGGGGGACGACCCCGGCGGCCTCGTCGTCACGATCCTGCTCGGGATCGCCGGGGCCCTCGTGGGCGGCTGGATCGCGCGGCTGATCGGCCTCGGGACCTTCACCGGCTTCGGCATCGGGAGCCTCGTGATCGCGGTGCTCGGGGCGATGCTGCTGCTCTTCGTCCATCGCAAGCTGCGCGCGCGCTAG
- a CDS encoding EAL domain-containing protein: MGAVEEARAGEPSAHRILLVSGRDADAELIRVLLESSAADPPFRFAHAHTLSQALEVLERNEVDVLLMDVGPGDAREMAAVSQARVRAPLVPVVVAVDSDDEALALRAVEVGARGYMVKSAVTPGLLVWSLHHAMRNQRMFVELNIARERARQLATYDQLTGFANRALFQDRLEQAVAAARRNRQRLAVLFVDLDDFKRINDTLGHLAGDALLRLSAQRIGSCLRKSDTGARLGGDEFAILVTNLGEEEDALRIAEKVRALLREPLAVKSGQQYETSASIGVATFPRDAGSAEELLKRADSAMYQAKAEGRDRVSCWQEGTRSSEGAERISRESRLREALEGGELVLHYQPVVDVGRGRVVGAEALLRWRHPELGLVLPGEFLSIAENTQLIVPIGEWVLREACAQAARWQALGYPGFRIAVNVSPQQFQPAEFVATVRQALLDTGLRSDCLELELTERSLLHDGERTLAQFAMLKGLGVRMAIDDFGTGYSALAYLKQLPVDTLKIDQSFVRALATDPADATITSTIVQMAHALNLATVGEGVENIEQMQLLASYGCSRMQGYLFSEGVEPERISRLLEAKPFWWMREGR; the protein is encoded by the coding sequence ATGGGTGCTGTCGAAGAGGCGCGCGCCGGCGAGCCGTCGGCCCACCGGATCCTGCTGGTCAGCGGGCGGGACGCGGACGCCGAGCTGATCCGGGTGCTGCTCGAGTCGAGCGCGGCCGACCCGCCCTTCCGCTTCGCGCACGCCCACACGCTGTCGCAGGCCCTCGAGGTGCTCGAGCGCAACGAGGTCGACGTCCTCCTGATGGACGTCGGCCCCGGCGACGCGCGCGAGATGGCGGCGGTCAGCCAGGCACGCGTGCGGGCGCCGCTGGTGCCGGTGGTGGTGGCGGTGGACTCCGACGACGAGGCGCTGGCGCTGCGCGCCGTCGAGGTAGGCGCGCGCGGCTACATGGTGAAGTCTGCCGTCACGCCGGGCCTGCTCGTCTGGAGCCTGCACCACGCGATGCGCAACCAGCGCATGTTCGTCGAGCTCAACATCGCCCGCGAACGCGCCCGCCAGCTCGCTACCTACGATCAGCTCACCGGCTTCGCGAACCGCGCGCTGTTCCAGGACCGGCTCGAGCAGGCGGTGGCCGCGGCCCGGCGCAACCGCCAGCGGCTGGCGGTGCTGTTCGTGGACCTCGACGACTTCAAGCGCATCAACGACACGCTCGGCCACCTGGCCGGTGATGCGCTGCTACGCCTTTCGGCGCAGCGCATCGGGAGCTGCTTGCGCAAGAGCGACACCGGTGCGCGCCTGGGCGGCGACGAGTTCGCGATCCTGGTCACGAACCTCGGCGAGGAGGAGGACGCCCTGCGGATCGCCGAGAAGGTGCGCGCGCTCCTGCGCGAGCCGCTGGCGGTCAAGAGCGGCCAGCAGTACGAGACGTCGGCGAGCATCGGGGTCGCCACGTTTCCGCGCGACGCCGGCAGCGCCGAGGAGCTGCTGAAGCGCGCCGACTCCGCGATGTACCAGGCCAAGGCGGAGGGCCGGGACCGGGTGTCGTGCTGGCAGGAGGGCACGCGCAGCTCCGAGGGCGCCGAGCGTATCTCGCGCGAGAGCCGCCTGCGCGAGGCGCTCGAGGGCGGCGAGCTGGTCCTGCACTACCAGCCGGTGGTGGACGTCGGGCGCGGGCGCGTGGTCGGCGCCGAGGCGCTGCTGCGCTGGCGCCACCCGGAGCTCGGCCTCGTGCTGCCGGGCGAATTCCTCTCGATCGCCGAGAACACCCAGCTGATCGTGCCGATCGGCGAGTGGGTGCTGCGCGAGGCCTGCGCCCAGGCCGCCCGCTGGCAGGCCCTCGGCTACCCGGGCTTCCGCATCGCGGTCAACGTCTCGCCCCAGCAGTTCCAGCCCGCCGAGTTCGTGGCAACCGTGCGCCAGGCCCTGCTCGACACCGGCTTGCGCTCGGATTGCCTCGAGCTCGAGCTGACCGAGCGCAGCCTGCTCCACGACGGGGAACGGACGCTCGCGCAGTTCGCGATGCTGAAGGGCCTGGGCGTGCGCATGGCGATCGACGACTTCGGCACCGGCTACTCGGCCCTCGCCTACCTGAAGCAGCTTCCGGTCGACACGCTCAAGATCGACCAGTCCTTCGTACGCGCGCTCGCCACCGATCCCGCCGATGCCACGATCACCTCGACGATCGTGCAGATGGCGCACGCGCTCAATCTCGCAACCGTCGGCGAGGGGGTCGAGAACATCGAGCAGATGCAGCTCCTGGCCTCCTACGGCTGCAGCCGGATGCAGGGCTACCTGTTCAGCGAGGGCGTGGAGCCGGAGCGGATCAGCCGCCTGCTCGAGGCGAAGCCGTTCTGGTGGATGCGCGAGGGGCGGTAG
- a CDS encoding PilZ domain-containing protein — MEQRRSPRFRTRFDALIAADSLQGAGELAEISYAGARLDDASTRPPIGARVTLYVFVAPVSPFELSGQVARHTESGFAVSYDLFDPEIRRLVDDVAALVPSRRAG, encoded by the coding sequence ATGGAGCAACGTCGCAGCCCGCGCTTCCGCACCCGCTTCGACGCGCTGATCGCCGCCGACTCGCTGCAGGGGGCCGGCGAGCTCGCCGAGATCTCCTACGCCGGTGCGCGTCTCGACGACGCGAGCACGCGCCCGCCGATCGGAGCGCGCGTCACGCTCTACGTCTTCGTCGCGCCGGTGTCGCCCTTCGAGCTCTCCGGCCAGGTCGCACGCCACACCGAGTCCGGCTTCGCCGTCAGCTACGACCTCTTCGACCCCGAGATCCGCCGCCTCGTCGACGACGTCGCGGCGCTGGTGCCGAGCCGTCGCGCCGGTTAG
- a CDS encoding DUF2834 domain-containing protein yields the protein MPRSPRQWLYAALAVAGFLGTLVFNLRFAREAGGFDVLAFLAGGFANPAASSLATDLLVALVAFLVWSRVEARRLGMRRWWPYLALTFLVAFAVAYPLFLLARDRRLEALGAEGRPS from the coding sequence GTGCCGCGCTCCCCCCGGCAATGGCTCTACGCGGCGCTCGCCGTCGCCGGCTTCCTCGGAACGCTGGTCTTCAACCTGCGCTTCGCCCGCGAAGCCGGCGGCTTCGACGTCCTCGCGTTCCTGGCCGGTGGCTTTGCGAACCCGGCCGCGTCGTCGCTCGCGACGGATCTGCTGGTCGCCCTCGTGGCGTTCCTGGTCTGGTCCCGGGTCGAAGCGCGGCGGCTCGGAATGCGCCGCTGGTGGCCCTACCTGGCGCTGACCTTCCTGGTCGCGTTCGCCGTGGCCTACCCGCTCTTCCTGCTGGCACGCGACCGGAGGCTCGAGGCGCTCGGTGCGGAGGGCCGGCCTTCCTAA